Proteins encoded together in one Gemmatimonadota bacterium DH-78 window:
- a CDS encoding response regulator: MARILFVDDDQVEQLFAREVLAVHGHEMVCARDGEEALEVYLTEGMYIDAVVTDLAMPRLNGLRLIEALREIDPTVLILAASGRNADQLDLAENAGVSAVFYKPWDPARFLATLEQLLESEAEEARAIPDWSFRKASA; this comes from the coding sequence ATGGCCCGAATCCTCTTCGTCGACGACGACCAGGTCGAACAGCTCTTCGCCCGAGAAGTGCTCGCCGTGCACGGCCACGAGATGGTGTGCGCGCGCGACGGCGAAGAGGCGCTCGAGGTGTACCTGACCGAGGGCATGTACATCGACGCCGTCGTGACCGACCTCGCGATGCCGCGCCTCAACGGGCTGCGCCTGATCGAGGCGCTGCGGGAGATCGATCCGACCGTGCTGATCCTCGCCGCCTCCGGGCGCAACGCCGATCAGCTCGACCTGGCCGAGAACGCCGGCGTCTCCGCGGTCTTCTACAAGCCGTGGGATCCCGCCCGCTTCCTCGCCACCCTCGAGCAGCTGCTCGAGAGCGAGGCCGAAGAGGCCCGCGCGATCCCCGACTGGTCCTTCCGCAAGGCGTCCGCCTGA
- the typA gene encoding translational GTPase TypA → MSIRNIAIIAHVDHGKTTLVDQMFRQAGVFRDNQAVEERVMDSNPLEKERGITILAKNTAVTWGDTKINIVDTPGHADFGGEVERILRMVDGVVLLVDAAEGPMPQTRFVTRKALELGLLPLVVVNKVDRADARVHEVHDEVLELFFDLEANDEQLDAPFLYASGRDGWASTDPEVKTDDLDVLFETIVSHFPAPEVDEEGPFQMLISTLDYSTYVGRIAVGLIERGSVQLGDRVALLPLGDAGPLENASEAEFSKVMKLYTFQGLDRIDVDRAVAGDIVALAGLEGVEIGKTVTDPDHLDRLQGIAVEEPTLSVDFTVNNSPFAGQSGKFVTTRQVRDRLMKELERNVALRVEDTEQPDTFTVHGRGELHLTILMETMRREGFEFQVSRPKVLTRKADDGSLEEPYEEAVVEVPSDMVGTVIEKLGPRKAEMTEMKPMGDSGTTRLRFRVPARGLFGYRSEFLTDTRGEGILHHTFSEWGPWAGPLKGRSRGVLVADRAGQAVGFALFNLQERSTMFVSPGDPVYGGMIVGENVRQDDMDVNVTKEKKLTNMRTTSSDENIKLEPPRKLTLELSLEFIQDDELIEVTPGGIRLRKRTLDANQRRKEEKQRAKA, encoded by the coding sequence ATGTCCATTCGCAATATCGCCATCATCGCCCACGTCGATCACGGGAAGACGACCCTCGTCGACCAGATGTTCCGCCAGGCCGGTGTCTTCCGCGACAACCAGGCGGTCGAGGAGCGGGTGATGGATTCGAACCCGCTCGAAAAGGAGCGGGGCATCACGATCCTCGCCAAGAACACGGCCGTCACCTGGGGCGACACGAAGATCAACATCGTCGACACCCCCGGGCACGCCGACTTCGGCGGCGAGGTGGAGCGCATTCTGCGTATGGTGGACGGCGTGGTGCTGCTGGTCGACGCGGCCGAGGGCCCCATGCCCCAGACCCGCTTCGTGACGCGCAAGGCGCTCGAGCTGGGACTCCTTCCGCTGGTGGTGGTCAACAAGGTCGACCGGGCCGATGCCCGGGTGCACGAGGTGCACGACGAGGTGCTGGAGCTCTTCTTCGATCTGGAGGCGAACGACGAGCAGCTCGACGCGCCCTTCCTGTACGCCTCGGGGCGCGACGGATGGGCGTCGACCGATCCCGAGGTGAAGACCGACGACCTCGACGTGCTCTTCGAGACGATCGTGTCGCACTTTCCGGCGCCCGAGGTGGACGAGGAGGGCCCCTTCCAGATGTTGATCTCCACCCTCGACTACTCCACCTACGTGGGGCGGATCGCGGTGGGGCTGATCGAGCGGGGTTCGGTGCAGCTCGGCGACCGGGTGGCGCTGCTTCCGCTCGGCGACGCCGGGCCGCTGGAGAACGCCTCCGAGGCCGAGTTCTCGAAGGTGATGAAGCTCTACACCTTCCAGGGGCTCGATCGCATCGATGTGGACCGTGCGGTGGCCGGAGACATCGTGGCTCTCGCCGGGCTCGAGGGGGTGGAGATCGGCAAGACCGTGACCGACCCCGACCACCTCGATCGCCTGCAGGGCATCGCGGTGGAGGAGCCCACCCTCTCGGTCGACTTCACCGTCAACAACTCCCCCTTCGCGGGGCAGTCGGGCAAGTTCGTGACCACCCGCCAGGTGCGCGACCGGCTCATGAAGGAGCTCGAGCGCAACGTGGCGCTGCGGGTGGAAGACACCGAGCAGCCCGACACCTTCACGGTGCACGGGCGCGGGGAGCTCCACCTGACGATCCTGATGGAGACGATGCGCCGCGAGGGCTTCGAGTTCCAGGTGTCGCGGCCGAAGGTGCTCACCCGCAAGGCCGACGACGGATCGCTCGAGGAGCCCTACGAAGAGGCCGTGGTCGAGGTGCCCTCCGACATGGTCGGCACCGTGATCGAGAAGCTCGGCCCGCGAAAGGCCGAGATGACCGAGATGAAGCCCATGGGCGATTCGGGCACCACGCGCCTGCGGTTCCGGGTGCCGGCCCGCGGGCTGTTCGGATACCGCTCGGAGTTTCTCACCGACACGCGCGGAGAGGGCATTCTGCACCACACCTTCTCCGAGTGGGGTCCCTGGGCGGGGCCGCTGAAGGGGCGCAGCCGGGGCGTGCTGGTGGCCGATCGGGCCGGTCAGGCCGTCGGCTTCGCGCTGTTCAACCTGCAGGAGCGCTCGACCATGTTCGTCAGCCCGGGCGACCCGGTCTACGGCGGCATGATCGTGGGCGAGAACGTCCGTCAGGACGACATGGACGTGAACGTCACGAAAGAGAAGAAGCTCACGAACATGCGCACCACCTCGAGCGACGAGAACATCAAGCTCGAGCCGCCCCGCAAGCTCACCCTCGAGCTCTCACTGGAGTTCATCCAGGACGACGAGCTGATCGAGGTCACGCCCGGAGGCATCCGGCTGCGCAAGCGCACCCTCGACGCCAATCAGCGTCGCAAGGAAGAGAAGCAGCGGGCGAAGGCCTGA
- a CDS encoding alanine--glyoxylate aminotransferase family protein, which translates to MGHPLARGEVVSGVEPGRFFLPGPTEVHPDVLRAQVTAMFGHRSDEARTLVGGVDRGLRPIFGTAQPVMIGTMSATGFMEAAIRNGVRRRVLCLVNGAFSGRFAQIARESEREVETLEVPWGETIDPEAVADRLRSGRFDALTMVHSETSTGALNPIADIAAVASEHDDVMVLVDSVSGLGGAEMAVDRWGIDLALTGGQKALAMPPGLAFAVASERFLERAGTLPDRGFYLDFVRFAAGARLSQTPTTPAVTLMAAAHLQLQRIAAETVEGRLRRHGAMAEACHRRVEALAEEGFAVEVVAPPGGRSPTVSCIRLPEGRSVEAFEAGMRRRGFVIAKGYGLLKEHTVRVGHMGEHTVEELEAVMDAFAEELRDPSQG; encoded by the coding sequence GTGGGCCACCCACTGGCGCGAGGTGAGGTCGTGAGCGGGGTGGAGCCGGGCCGGTTCTTCCTTCCGGGCCCCACGGAGGTGCACCCCGACGTGCTGCGTGCCCAGGTCACCGCCATGTTCGGCCATCGCAGCGATGAGGCGCGCACCCTGGTGGGCGGGGTGGACCGGGGGCTGCGACCCATCTTCGGCACCGCGCAGCCCGTGATGATCGGCACCATGTCGGCCACCGGGTTCATGGAGGCGGCGATTCGCAACGGTGTGCGCAGGCGGGTGCTGTGTCTGGTGAACGGCGCCTTCAGCGGGCGATTCGCGCAGATCGCGCGCGAGTCGGAGCGGGAGGTGGAGACCCTCGAGGTGCCGTGGGGGGAGACGATCGATCCCGAGGCGGTGGCCGACCGCCTTCGGAGCGGCCGATTCGACGCCCTCACGATGGTCCATTCCGAAACCTCCACCGGCGCGCTCAACCCGATCGCCGACATCGCCGCCGTCGCCTCGGAGCACGACGACGTGATGGTGCTCGTGGACTCCGTCTCGGGTCTGGGCGGCGCGGAGATGGCCGTCGACCGGTGGGGCATCGACCTCGCCCTCACCGGGGGCCAGAAGGCCCTCGCCATGCCGCCCGGGCTGGCCTTCGCGGTCGCCTCGGAGCGGTTTCTCGAGCGCGCCGGCACCCTCCCCGATCGCGGATTCTACCTGGACTTCGTGCGCTTCGCCGCCGGGGCGCGGCTGAGCCAGACGCCCACCACCCCGGCAGTCACCCTGATGGCCGCGGCGCACCTCCAGCTGCAGCGGATCGCCGCGGAGACGGTGGAGGGCCGGCTGCGCCGCCACGGCGCGATGGCCGAGGCCTGCCATCGCCGGGTGGAGGCGCTGGCCGAGGAGGGGTTCGCCGTCGAGGTGGTGGCCCCTCCCGGTGGCCGCTCGCCCACGGTCAGCTGCATCCGGCTTCCGGAGGGACGTTCGGTGGAGGCCTTCGAGGCGGGCATGCGACGCCGCGGCTTCGTGATCGCGAAGGGCTACGGCCTGCTCAAGGAGCACACGGTGCGGGTCGGGCACATGGGGGAGCACACCGTCGAGGAGCTCGAGGCGGTGATG
- a CDS encoding deaminase has product MPHFPRDGVPDNTHPVNLVEMPEGSPMPVAERPPLFEVYMRMAEELAKRSTCARLQVGTVITDARLENVVAIGYNGNARGFPNRCDGTEPGRCGCIHSEQNALVKAPGTLPDKVAFVTASPCVMCAKLLVQAGISHLYYRTAYRSAEGIEVLKRGGIVPVEYTRWATHWREVRS; this is encoded by the coding sequence ATGCCCCACTTTCCGCGCGACGGCGTACCCGACAACACCCATCCGGTCAATCTCGTCGAGATGCCGGAGGGCTCGCCCATGCCGGTGGCGGAACGTCCGCCGCTCTTCGAGGTCTACATGCGCATGGCCGAGGAGCTGGCGAAGCGCAGCACCTGCGCCCGTCTGCAGGTCGGCACGGTGATCACCGACGCGCGGCTCGAGAATGTGGTGGCGATCGGGTACAACGGAAACGCGCGGGGATTTCCGAACCGGTGCGACGGTACCGAGCCGGGCCGGTGCGGGTGCATCCACTCCGAGCAGAACGCGCTCGTGAAGGCGCCGGGCACGCTGCCCGACAAGGTGGCGTTCGTCACCGCGAGCCCCTGCGTGATGTGCGCGAAGCTGCTGGTCCAGGCCGGGATCTCCCATCTCTACTACAGGACCGCCTATCGGTCCGCGGAGGGCATCGAGGTGCTGAAGCGAGGCGGTATCGTTCCGGTCGAGTACACGCGGTGGGCCACCCACTGGCGCGAGGTGAGGTCGTGA
- a CDS encoding response regulator produces MATILFVDDDEVERIFAREVLEPRGHKVLFAGDGESALEIYRRPGLDIDVVVTDLAMPRLNGLRLIKALREYDPEARIIAASGIAADQLDLAEEFGAVAALSKPWSPPRFVAALDDVLTRAEAARDWTRGHWEEIWPEKEKRGRGEVADDGSPPIADLIGRWEGDEHIFPAPWAPEGVMARGTIEIRSVMGDTALLLEHQREVQGTVRRRGLTLLIWDGYSGEVVHYGFVSGGTSPSVFRGAWDGRLLQVEGPGPGGQVRHERSWHDEIMTLRSWTLPEDSAAEILAFEGTYQRVRSADTRA; encoded by the coding sequence ATGGCCACGATCCTGTTCGTCGACGACGACGAGGTGGAGCGCATCTTCGCGCGCGAAGTGCTCGAGCCCCGCGGTCACAAGGTGCTGTTCGCCGGCGACGGCGAGAGCGCCCTCGAGATCTACCGCCGCCCGGGCCTCGACATCGACGTGGTCGTGACCGACCTCGCCATGCCCCGGCTGAACGGACTGCGGCTGATCAAGGCGCTGCGTGAATACGATCCCGAAGCCCGCATCATCGCCGCGTCGGGCATCGCCGCCGACCAGCTCGACCTGGCGGAGGAGTTCGGGGCCGTGGCCGCGCTGTCGAAGCCCTGGTCACCGCCGCGCTTCGTGGCCGCCCTCGACGACGTGCTGACCCGGGCCGAGGCGGCCCGCGACTGGACACGGGGTCACTGGGAGGAGATCTGGCCCGAGAAGGAGAAGCGCGGGCGGGGCGAGGTGGCCGACGACGGCTCTCCGCCCATCGCCGACCTCATCGGTCGGTGGGAGGGCGACGAGCACATCTTTCCGGCGCCCTGGGCCCCCGAGGGCGTGATGGCGCGGGGCACCATCGAGATTCGCTCCGTGATGGGCGACACGGCGCTGCTCCTCGAGCACCAGCGCGAGGTGCAGGGCACCGTGCGGCGCCGGGGGCTGACCCTGCTGATCTGGGACGGCTATTCCGGCGAGGTGGTGCACTACGGCTTCGTGAGCGGCGGCACTTCGCCGTCGGTCTTCCGCGGCGCCTGGGACGGTCGGCTGCTCCAGGTCGAGGGCCCCGGTCCCGGCGGGCAGGTGCGCCACGAGCGCTCCTGGCACGACGAGATCATGACGCTGCGCTCCTGGACGCTCCCCGAGGACTCCGCGGCGGAGATCCTCGCCTTCGAAGGCACCTACCAGCGGGTGCGGTCGGCCGACACCCGCGCGTAG